AACATATGGGGATAACGCGAATAATGCTCCGGCTTTAATCCCACTTTTTCCATCATCTGCAAGACGTTTTCCTTGCGTTCGGCTGCCGTCAGTGACGTATTAATCAGCAACGGTTCTTCCAAAATCTGCCCCACTTTTTTACGGGGATTTAAGGAAGCGTAAGGGTTTTGAAATACGATCTGGATCTTCTGGCGACGCAGTTTTTCGGCTTCTTTATCTGGCAGCAACAGATCTTGCCCCAGATAATAAAGCTCTCCATCCGTCGGTTTTTCAATCATGGTCAGCAGGCGACCCAAGGTGGATTTTCCACAACCCGATTCGCCAACAACCGCCAGTGTTTTGCCTTTTTCCAGTTCAAATGAGACACCATCCAACGCCTTAACCATACGCTCAGGCGCGAATAAACCGGCTTTTACCGGATAATATTTCTTCAACTCAGTGGCTTTCAGTAAAGGAGCGCTGCCCTTTAAAGAAGAAGGTGTGAACTTTTCCTGTTCTCTGCTTTGTTGAACGCTCATACGGTTGGCCTCCCCTTATCATCCAGCGGCATATGACATTTAACCTGACGATCTCTCACGGCCTGCAATGGCGGCTCTTCCTGACGGCAATGCGCATTGGCATAAGGGCAGCGAGGATTAAGCAGACATCCCGTTGGACGGTCATATTTTCCGGGAACAACGCCGGACAACGATGCCAGACGGGATTTGTCTGTCGCAAATTCCGGCAATGCCCGCAATAATGCCTGCGTATAAGGATGGCGTGGTGCGCGGAAAATTTCCGTCGCTTTACCGATTTCCACCACCTGCCCGGCATACATCACGATAATATGATGAGCCGCTTCCGCCACCAGCGCCAAATCATGGGTGATCAAGAGTAATGCCATGTTTTCCTTTTGCTGCAATTCCAGCAACAGTTCGATGATTTGCGCCTGAATGGTGACATCCAAGGCCGTCGTCGGTTCATCGGCAATCAGCAGTTTCGGCCGACATGCGATCGCCATCGCAATCATGACGCGCTGGCTCATTCCCCCCGATAATTGATGCGGATAAACCTCCAGCCGAGAGGCCGGATCGGGAATGCCCACCTGCGTCAATAAGTCGATGGCCCGCTGGTGGCGCGTTTTCCGATTGCCACCCTGATGGACTTTTAAGGCTTCCATAATCTGATAACCGACGGTGTAGCAAGGATTCAGACTGGTCATGGGATCTTGGAAAATCATCGCCACTTCCGCCCCCACCAACTGACGGCGCTGTTTTTCTGAAATTTTGGTCAGGTCACGACCATCAAACTCCAGTTTTTCGGCCATGACTTTGCCCGGATAATCAATCAGCCCCATAATCGCCAGTGAACTGACTGACTTGCCTGAACCGGATTCCCCCACAATGCCGACAACCTCTCCCTGCTCAACCCGGTAGCTGATACGGTCAACGGCGCGGAATGGTGCCCCTTCATCCCCGAAGTGCACCGATAATTGGTCTACATTCAATAATGCCATATCACAATACCCCTACTGCTTGAGCTTGGGATCAAGTGCATCGCGCAGCCCGTCCCCCATCAGGTTAAACGCCAATACGGTCAGCAGGATCGCCAGCCCCGGAAAGGTCACCACCCACCACGCACTCTGGGCAAATTGCAAAACATCGGCCAGCATGGTGCCCCATTCCGGGGTGGGTGGCTGTGCCCCCATGCCCAGAAACCCTAAGGCAGCCATATCGAGAATGGCGTTTGAAAACCCTAATGACGCCTGCACAATCAACGGCGCAAGGCAGTTTGGCAGGATATTGATAAACATCTGGCGTATGGCTCCCGCCCCCGCCACTTGGGAAGCCGTCACATAATCGCGGTTGACCTCCACCAGTACCGCCGCCCTTGTCAGGCGGATATAGTGCGGCAAGGCGACGAAAGTCAGTGCCAATGACGCATTGACAATCGACGGGCCAAAGATCGCCACCAGCACCAGTGCCAACAGCAGGCTTGGCAAAGCCAACATGATATCGACGATGCGCATGACCATGGTATCCACCACGCCGCCGAAATACCCCGCCAATAGCCCCAGAATGACGCCCATGATGAGTGACATCACCACCACCAGACAGCCCACCAGCAAGGAAAGACGAGCGCCATACATCAGGCGGGACAGAATATCGCGCCCCACATCGTCTGTGCCGAGGAGAAATTGCCAGCTTCCGCCTTCCTGCCATACCGGCGGCATCAGCAAGGAATCACGAAACTGTTCTGCCGGACCGTGCGGTGCCAATATCCCGGCCAATAATGCAACCAGGAGCATCAGGACAATATAGACAAGGCCAATGACTGCGCCTTTATTACGTTTAAAGTAGTGCCAAAATTCCTGTATCGGCGTCATTAATTTCGGCGCACCCGATACGACCGGCTCAGTTGTTTGAGTCATCATGTGTTCCTTATTTCTTATGACGAATGCGCGGATTGACGATGCCATACAACAAATCAACCACCAGATTGACCAGAATAATCATGGTTGCGACCAGTAATACGCCCCCCTGTACGACCGGATAGTCACGGCGTTGCAGGGCATCAATCAGCCAACGCCCCAATCCCGGCCATGAAAAAATCGTTTCGGTCAGAATGGCACCCGCCAACATGATGCCCACTTGCAGGCCAATCACCGTGACGACCGGTAACAACGCATTACGCAACGCATGGACAATAATGACACGCAGGCGGCTCAGCCCTTTTGCACGGGCAGTCCGAATATAATCTTCGCCCAACACTTCCAGCATGGCGGAGCGAGTCATACGCACAATCACGGCTAACGGGATCGTTCCCAACACAATCGCGGGCAGGACCATGTGCATGACCGCATCAGTGAAATCCCCTTCCTCCCCCCAAATCAGCGTATCAATCAGCATAAAACCCGTCAGGGGATAGCTGTCATCAAGGAATACGCTATCGCTGATCCGGCCGGAAACGGGCGTTAAGTTCCACTGGACGGAAACCAGCATAATCAGCATGATCCCCCACCAGAAAATCGGCATGGAATAGCCGGTTAATGACAGGCCAATTGCGGTGTGATCGAAGACCGAACCCCGTTTGACAGCCGCCAATACCCCGACCGGGATCCCGACGGAGATGGCAAACAGCATGGCACAGATGCCCAATTCAAACGTTGCTTTAAAGCGCGGGACAAACTCATCCCAGACAGGGATGCGGCTTTTTAACGAGATCCCCAAATCCCCATGCAGTACGCCATTGATGTAATGAAGATATTGCTCCCAGAGAGGCTTATCCAGCCCCATTGCCGCCATTAACTCGGCATGACGCTCGGCAGAAATACCCCGTTCTCCCGCCATAATCAGTACGGGATCGCCGGGGATCATATGCACAAACGCAAAAGTCAGCAGCGTAATACCAATAAACGTTGGGATCACTAAGCCCAGACGTCGGAGGATAAATTGCAGCATATCCTGATTTCTCTTTTTAGATACCAGTTACGGCTCTTTGGGCCGCTTGGTGTGATACAAAGTCGACTTGCCCATCAGAGAAGCGAAACCATCCCCACAGAAAAATCCGGGGGATGGTTAATCACAACAGTTCAATAGCAAGAATTATTTGAGATCAACTTGGTAGAAAAGGTGTCTGCCAAGGGGATCAACCAAATAGCCTTTTACTTCTTTACGGACGGGTTCATAAGCCGTGGAGTGAGCAATGATCAATGCGGGGACTTGTTCATGCATGACAACCTGTGCCTGTTTATACAGTTCCGTGCGCTTATTGACATCCGCAGTTTCACGTGCTGGCTGGATAATGTCCTCAAAGGGTTTGTAACACCATTTAGAATAGTTGGAGCCTCTTTCTTTGGCAGCACAGCTAAACAGGGTGCCGAAGAAGTTATCAGGATCGCCGTTGTCCCCTGTCCATCCCATCATGACCGTTTTCGGTTCACCATCTTTGGCACGTTTCAGGTATTCACCCCACTCATAACTGACGATCTTGGCCTTCACGCCAATTTTCGCCCAATCAGCCTGAATCATTTCCGCCATGCGACGGGCATTCGGGTTATACGGGCGCTGTACCGGCATCGCCCACAGATCGGTTTCGAAACCATCCGATAAACCCGCTTCCTTCAACAGCGCCTTGGCCTTAGCGGGATCATAGCTGTAATCTTTGATATCGTCGTTATAACCCCACATGGTAGGAGGGATCAGGTTTTTCGCTTTCTGCCCTGCGCCCTGATACACCGCCTCAAGAATAGCGTCTTTGTTCACTGCCATTGCCAGTGCCTGACGCACTTTCACGTTATCCAGTGGCGGCTTGGTCACATTGAAAGAGAGGTAACCCACGTTCAAACCCGCCTCTTCCATCAAGACAATATTTTTATCTTGTTTCATCCGGGCGATATCCGCCGGGTTTGGATACGGCATCACCTGACATTCATTTTTCTGTAATTTGGCATAGCGGACAGAAGCATCAGGCGTAATGGAGAAGACTAAGCGGTCAATTTTCGCTGGTCCTTCCCAATAATCCTTAAATGCCTTATAGAGAATGCGGGAGTCTTTTTGGTATTGCACGAGCTGGAATGGGCCGGTACCAATCGGATTGAGGTCAACTTTCTCTGGTGTGCCCGCTTTCATCATCACATCGGCATATTCTTTGGACAGGATCGAAGCAAAATCCATCGCCAGATTGGCGATAAAAGGTGCCTCAGAGCGTGACAGTTCAAAGCGAACGGTATAGTCATCAACTTTTTCTATTTTGTTGATGATATTCCCCATATCCATGCCAATGAAATATTCGTAGCTGCCGCCTGAGACATTATGGTACGGATGATTTTTATCTTTCTGACGCATAAAAGTAAAAATCACATCATCCGCATTAAAATCACGGGTAGGTTTGAATTCCTTACTGCTGTGCCATTTCACCCCTTTGCGCAAATGGAAGGTATAAACCTTACCATCATCACTCACATCCCAGCTTTCGGCCAGGCTTGGAATAATACTCGTTGTGCCTACTTTAAAATCCACCAGACGGTTATAGATCGGTCTGGAAGTGGCATCATACGTTGTACCAGAAGTGAATAGTTGCGGGTTGAAGCCTTCAGGAGAACCTTCAGAGCAATAAACCAGCGTCTTGGCCTGAATACTGGCTGTCACCGCCAATGCAACAAGACCGACCCCCAGCTTTAACAAACTGGACTGTTTTTTCTTGAAAATCGTCATTACTTGCACCCCGTTTGTGATGTTGCTTGTTTTGTTATCTTTTCGCTTGTCAATTAATCAATTGTTATGCCCGCCGTCAACATGGTCACACATAAAGCGAGAAACATCAGAAGAACACAAAAGCAAAAAATTATTAACAAAAATGGTTAAAAAACATGACAGGAAGCACATGAAATAGGCAAATCAACTAGAAATTAACCAAATAAGAAGAATTAAACGCTGGTGATGATAATTTTTGAATTTGTGACCAATTGCTTGAATAATGGACAATAAGGTTTATAAAAAAATTAATTGGAATAAAATAATAACCCCGCCAAACGGAGGAAGTGGCTTAAAACACCTTGAAATGATGGATGCCATGCCACTAAATCAAAACATGGAAGAACTTTATGATACGTCATTCTCAAATATTTTTCTGTAAGATCCTATACAGTAGCGGCAACATAAGAACAAATATAATGGCAGGGATCATTATTCCTGCCGATACTAATACAGCCTTCGTTATCACGTAAGACTGGCTCAAATATCCAATCAGAAAACTTCCCGTACCAATTCCCCCATTGATAAAAGCTCCAAATATTGATAAAGCTTGTCCTTTTAAAGCATCGGACATTCTACTGACATGAACGGCAAGCATGGGGTAAATAAAAGCCATAGAAAATCCAATAAGAACAGCACCCACAGATAAGCTGCACAAAGAGCGGCCATTTCCGATAAAAGAAACACCCAGCATTTCGATAATAAATAACCCACCAATAACCATTGGCGTAGATAATTGGTCAATAATATTCCCTGTAAATAATCTAGATATCACCATTGATATAGCAAAAAAGAAGACAATAACTTCACCATTATTGACATGGCGAAAATAAGCAACTTGTTGGCCGAAAGAGATGATAACAGCATAACCAATCCCTGATAATAAAAGTGCTAAACCAGGAATCAGACTAGAAATAAGAATAACGCCTAAAGCTTCTCCCTTTTTCTTATTGAGATCTGGAATTTCTACTTTATGAAGTTTGCATATAATAAAAATTGCTAAGAGAGGGAATAAAGCTGATATTAATAAAGTTCCTTGCGCACCAAAATAATCACAAAGTATTTTCCCTAATGGTGCTGAAAATGCTAAAACGGCATAGTTAATCGTTCCGATTGAACCAATTGATTTCCCAACTTTGGACTGTCCCCCAGGTAAATCAACCATCCAAGCGGTGCAAACAGCCATCATTCCTCCAACCCCAAGTCCTAACACAAAACGTCCATATAGCAACCCATCCAGGGTCGATAATTTTGCACATATCATTGTAGCCAGAGAAAGAATTAATGCAGATATCACTAACATAAGTCGATATCCAATTAATCGCATAACGAAGCCAAAGATAACCCTACCGACTATAGCCGTAAAAGCATAGATGCCCATTATAAGCCCTAAGGTTGTATCATCGGATTTAGCATATTCTCTAACTAACATGGGTATAGGTATTATTGATATTCCAACGCATAAATAACATAATGCTATAGTTACCTTTAACATATTTCTTGATATATTTTTATTCCAATACCAATCAGAACACTCAACATTAAAATTATTCATTACGCTATCCCAAAAACTTTACCCGTTTTACACAAATGATGTAATTTATTTATGCTGAATTTTATTAATTCAGGTTCAGAATGCCTGAAATAAGCGATACCTGTTGATGCTGTAGTTAAAAATCTAT
This genomic interval from Xenorhabdus doucetiae contains the following:
- the dppF gene encoding dipeptide ABC transporter ATP-binding subunit DppF, whose product is MSVQQSREQEKFTPSSLKGSAPLLKATELKKYYPVKAGLFAPERMVKALDGVSFELEKGKTLAVVGESGCGKSTLGRLLTMIEKPTDGELYYLGQDLLLPDKEAEKLRRQKIQIVFQNPYASLNPRKKVGQILEEPLLINTSLTAAERKENVLQMMEKVGLKPEHYSRYPHMFSGGQRQRIAIARGLMLNPDVVIADEPVSALDVSVRAQVLNLMMDLQQDLGLSYVFISHDLSVVEHIADEVMVMYLGRCVEKGSREMIFNHPRHPYTQALLSATPRLNPELRRERIKLTGELPSPMNPPPGCAFAARCRRALSQCSQFQPKLKQYGGQQIACFAVEQDENPAT
- the dppD gene encoding dipeptide ABC transporter ATP-binding protein, whose product is MALLNVDQLSVHFGDEGAPFRAVDRISYRVEQGEVVGIVGESGSGKSVSSLAIMGLIDYPGKVMAEKLEFDGRDLTKISEKQRRQLVGAEVAMIFQDPMTSLNPCYTVGYQIMEALKVHQGGNRKTRHQRAIDLLTQVGIPDPASRLEVYPHQLSGGMSQRVMIAMAIACRPKLLIADEPTTALDVTIQAQIIELLLELQQKENMALLLITHDLALVAEAAHHIIVMYAGQVVEIGKATEIFRAPRHPYTQALLRALPEFATDKSRLASLSGVVPGKYDRPTGCLLNPRCPYANAHCRQEEPPLQAVRDRQVKCHMPLDDKGRPTV
- the dppC gene encoding dipeptide ABC transporter permease DppC; this encodes MTQTTEPVVSGAPKLMTPIQEFWHYFKRNKGAVIGLVYIVLMLLVALLAGILAPHGPAEQFRDSLLMPPVWQEGGSWQFLLGTDDVGRDILSRLMYGARLSLLVGCLVVVMSLIMGVILGLLAGYFGGVVDTMVMRIVDIMLALPSLLLALVLVAIFGPSIVNASLALTFVALPHYIRLTRAAVLVEVNRDYVTASQVAGAGAIRQMFINILPNCLAPLIVQASLGFSNAILDMAALGFLGMGAQPPTPEWGTMLADVLQFAQSAWWVVTFPGLAILLTVLAFNLMGDGLRDALDPKLKQ
- the dppB gene encoding dipeptide ABC transporter permease DppB translates to MLQFILRRLGLVIPTFIGITLLTFAFVHMIPGDPVLIMAGERGISAERHAELMAAMGLDKPLWEQYLHYINGVLHGDLGISLKSRIPVWDEFVPRFKATFELGICAMLFAISVGIPVGVLAAVKRGSVFDHTAIGLSLTGYSMPIFWWGIMLIMLVSVQWNLTPVSGRISDSVFLDDSYPLTGFMLIDTLIWGEEGDFTDAVMHMVLPAIVLGTIPLAVIVRMTRSAMLEVLGEDYIRTARAKGLSRLRVIIVHALRNALLPVVTVIGLQVGIMLAGAILTETIFSWPGLGRWLIDALQRRDYPVVQGGVLLVATMIILVNLVVDLLYGIVNPRIRHKK
- the dppA gene encoding dipeptide ABC transporter periplasmic-binding protein DppA; the protein is MTIFKKKQSSLLKLGVGLVALAVTASIQAKTLVYCSEGSPEGFNPQLFTSGTTYDATSRPIYNRLVDFKVGTTSIIPSLAESWDVSDDGKVYTFHLRKGVKWHSSKEFKPTRDFNADDVIFTFMRQKDKNHPYHNVSGGSYEYFIGMDMGNIINKIEKVDDYTVRFELSRSEAPFIANLAMDFASILSKEYADVMMKAGTPEKVDLNPIGTGPFQLVQYQKDSRILYKAFKDYWEGPAKIDRLVFSITPDASVRYAKLQKNECQVMPYPNPADIARMKQDKNIVLMEEAGLNVGYLSFNVTKPPLDNVKVRQALAMAVNKDAILEAVYQGAGQKAKNLIPPTMWGYNDDIKDYSYDPAKAKALLKEAGLSDGFETDLWAMPVQRPYNPNARRMAEMIQADWAKIGVKAKIVSYEWGEYLKRAKDGEPKTVMMGWTGDNGDPDNFFGTLFSCAAKERGSNYSKWCYKPFEDIIQPARETADVNKRTELYKQAQVVMHEQVPALIIAHSTAYEPVRKEVKGYLVDPLGRHLFYQVDLK
- a CDS encoding MFS transporter, yielding MNNFNVECSDWYWNKNISRNMLKVTIALCYLCVGISIIPIPMLVREYAKSDDTTLGLIMGIYAFTAIVGRVIFGFVMRLIGYRLMLVISALILSLATMICAKLSTLDGLLYGRFVLGLGVGGMMAVCTAWMVDLPGGQSKVGKSIGSIGTINYAVLAFSAPLGKILCDYFGAQGTLLISALFPLLAIFIICKLHKVEIPDLNKKKGEALGVILISSLIPGLALLLSGIGYAVIISFGQQVAYFRHVNNGEVIVFFFAISMVISRLFTGNIIDQLSTPMVIGGLFIIEMLGVSFIGNGRSLCSLSVGAVLIGFSMAFIYPMLAVHVSRMSDALKGQALSIFGAFINGGIGTGSFLIGYLSQSYVITKAVLVSAGIMIPAIIFVLMLPLLYRILQKNI